The following DNA comes from bacterium.
CCGGTGACCGCGTGCCCTCGACCTACGTCCCTTTCCGCAACGCGCACATCCTGGCCGTCGGCGTCTCGTGGGCGGAAGTCATGGGGGCGACATCCCTGTACATCGGCGCCGTGGCGGAGGACGGCAGCGGTTATCCGGATTGCACGTCCGCCTTCTACGAAGCCTTCGCGGCGGCCGTTGCGGCCGGCACGCGGCCCGAGACGCGCCTCGAGATCAGAACGCCGTTGATCGACCTGGACAAGGCCGGCATCGTCGCCCGCGGACGCGAACTCGGAGCTCCCCTGCATCTGACCTGGTCCTGCTACGTCGCGGAAGACCGCGCCTGCGGCGTCTGCGAGAGCTGCACGCTGCGACTGCGCGGATTTGCGCGCGCCGGCGTCACGGATCCTCTTTCCTACGCCTGATCAGAGGTAGCGGCGCAACAGCTCGACGCTGCGGTCGGCGGCTCCCGACTGGGCCTCGACCGTTGCCCGCGCGGCATCGCCGGCCTGGCGGCGGACATCCTCGTTCGTCAGGAGGCTCAGCAGACGGGAAAGGGCTTCCTGCGGCCGGCGCAAGACGAATCCGGCGCCCTTGTCGACCATCGTCAGCGCCTCCTCGGCGTTGCCGATGCGGGGGCCGAAGAGGACAGGCAGGGACGCCGCCGCGGGCTCCAGCGTGCTGTGCACCCCGGTCGTGAAGCTGCCGCCGACGTAGGCGACGTGGCCCGCGCGGTAGATCTCGGCCAGCACGCCGACGCGGTCCACCAGCAGGCAGCGGGTGCCTCCGTCCCGCCGCCGTGCCATCTCCCACTCGCCGAGGCGCTGGGCCCGCAGGCCGCGGGCGCGACAGGTCCGCTCGATCGCCGCCAGTCGATCCGGCTGTGGTTCGTGGGGGACCAGCACGACGTTCAGGCCGGGGTCCGCCTGCAGCAGTCGGGGCAGCACGGGCCACCACAGCGCCTCGTCCCGCGGCCAGG
Coding sequences within:
- the queC gene encoding 7-cyano-7-deazaguanine synthase QueC; protein product: MKHPGRAGGVVGGREKPRVVVLLSGGMDSCVCLADAVRDHEPAVLHLNYGQRTQARELKAFHDIADHYGIERRLVVDLSYLERIGGSSLVDASLPVEEGLPTGDRVPSTYVPFRNAHILAVGVSWAEVMGATSLYIGAVAEDGSGYPDCTSAFYEAFAAAVAAGTRPETRLEIRTPLIDLDKAGIVARGRELGAPLHLTWSCYVAEDRACGVCESCTLRLRGFARAGVTDPLSYA